In the Gasterosteus aculeatus chromosome X, fGasAcu3.hap1.1, whole genome shotgun sequence genome, one interval contains:
- the sqor gene encoding sulfide:quinone oxidoreductase, mitochondrial yields the protein MAALRRLRQCASSGMTVSHLHTSSCALAKQHYKMLVVGGGTGGISMAARMKRMLGAENVAVVESNETHYYQPIWTLVGAGAKTLTSSGRSTASVMPSGVKWVKSKVEEINPGTNTVRLDDGNEISYEYLIVALGLQIHFEKIKGLPEGFEHSKIGSNYSIETVEKTWKALQDFKEGNAVFSFPNTPVKCAGAPQKIMYLSDAYLRKTGKREKANVIYNTSLPVLFGVKKYADTLWEIVKQRDLQVNLRHNLIEVRADKREAVFENLDKPGETKVLEYEMLHVTPPMGPNLVVKGSLLADAGGWLDVNKDNLQHNRYPNVFGIGDCTNLPTSKTGAAVAAQTAILNRTISKVLKNEKPDKKYDGYTSCPLVTSYNTVVLAEFDYSGQPLETFPINQAKERRLMYFMKADVMPHLYWHGLLRGFWGGPGPYRKLLHLGMK from the exons ATGGCTGCACTGCGCCGTCTGAGACAATGCGCCTCCAGCGGCATGACGGTCTCTCACCTCCACACCAGCAGCTGTGCTCTGGCCAAGCAGCACTATAAAATGCTCGTTGTTGGAGGAGGAACTGGCGGCATTTCAATGGCTGCAAGAATGAAGCGGATGCTGGGAGCCGAGAATGTGGCGGTCGTGGAGTCCAACGAG aCTCACTACTATCAGCCCATTTGGACCCTGGTTGGCGCGGGGGCAAAAACTCTCACCTCATCAGGTCGCTCCACAGCGAGTGTTATGCCCTCTGGTGTGAAGTGGGTGAAATCCAAAGTTGAGGAAATAAACCCAGGCACTAATACTGTCCGCTTAGACGATGGGAATGAA ATCTCCTACGAGTATCTGATCGTGGCTCTTGGTTTACAAATCCACTTTGAGAAG ATCAAAGGACTGCCTGAAGGATTTGAACATTCAAAGATTGGGTCGAACTACTCGATCGAAACTGTGGAGAAAACCTGGAAAGCGCTGCAGGACTTCAAGGAGGGCAACgccgttttttcttttccaaataCTCCTGTGAAATGTGCCGGCGCGCCACAGAAGATTATGTACCTATCTGATGCCTATCTCAGAAAG accgggaaaagggaaaaggccAATGTCATATACAACACATCACTACCTGTGCTCTTTGGGGTCAAGAAATACGCAGACACATTGTGGGAGATTGTGAAACAAAGGGACCTTCAGGTGAACCTGAGGCATAACCTGATTGAAGTGCGGGCAGATAAGCGGGAAGCTGTGTTTGAAAATCTTGACAAACCAGGCGAAACCAAAGTGCTCGAG tatgAAATGCTTCATGTCACACCACCAATGGGACCCAATTTGGTAGTTAAAGGCAGTCTACTGGCCGATGCGGGTGGCTGGTTGGATGTGAACAAAGACAACCTGCAACACAACCGATATCCAAACGTGTTTGGAATTGGCGACTGCACCAACCTGCCCACGTCCAAAACCGGTGCTGCGGTCG CTGCACAGACTGCTATCCTGAACAGAACCATAAGCAAAGTACTGAAAAATGAGAAGCCAGATAAGAAA TATGATGGCTACACCTCGTGCCCCTTGGTCACGAGCTACAACACCGTGGTGCTGGCAGAGTTTGACTACAGCGGACAACCACTGGAAACCTTTCCCATCAACCAAGCAAAGGAGAGACGACTTATGTACTTCATGAAAGCTGATGTCATGCCTCACCTCTATTGGCATGGGCTTCTTCG GGGCTTCTGGGGGGGACCAGGACCATACAGGAAACTCCTACATCTTGGAATGAAATGA
- the galk2 gene encoding N-acetylgalactosamine kinase has product MASNPPRSKTGINSNERLHNLKNTFETKYGESPLFYACAPGRVNLIGEHIDYCGYAVLPMAIEQNILAAVSVNNSGTIVLANTNPQYKDFTVSCSEDIAIDRENPKWYYYFLCGVKGIQEKLGGARLSGMSCVIDGTIPPSSGLSSSSALVCCAGLVTMEANQKSLSKTALAEICTKSERYIGTEGGGMDQSISFLAEKGTAKLIEFQPLRATDVKLPEGAVFVISNCCVEMNKAASSHFNIRVVECRIATKMLAQARALDPSRLLKLVQVQTELEASLEEMLALVDEVLHPEPYSREEICKELGVTAEQFSSELLSANTQHVTHFKLHQRAKHVYGEASRVLAFKSVCDSEPAQSVRLLGELMNQSHASCRDLYECSCPELDTLVDICLRSGAVGSRLTGAGWGGCAVSMVPVEQVESFLRAVSVAYYLHDPRRAAMEKQSLFVSKPGGGAAIFLTE; this is encoded by the exons ATGGCCTCAAACCCACCCAGGTCAAAGACTGGAATTAATTCGAATGAAAG GCTCCACAACTTGAAGAACACGTTCGAAACAAAGTATGGAGAATCTCCTCTATTCTATGCATGTGCACCTGGGAGGGTCAATCTAATAG GAGAGCATATCGATTACTGTGGCTACGCTGTTCTTCCAATGGCCATTGAACAGAATATCCTGGCAGCAGTCTCAGTGAACAACTCGGGGACAATCGTACTCGCCAACACAAATCCTCAGTACAA GGATTTCACCGTGTCATGTTCAGAGGACATCGCCATAGACCGAGAGAATCCAAAGTGGTATTATTACTTTCTCTGTGGAGTAAAAGGTATTCAG GAGAAGCTTGGTGGTGCTCGGTTATCGGGGATGTCGTGCGTCATAGATGGAACTATCCCCCCGAGCTCCGGCCTCTCCAGTTCCAGTGCCTTAGTTTGCTGCGCCGGGCTCGTAACAATGGAAGCAAATCAAAAGTCCCTCTCCAAG ACGGCACTGGCTGAGATCTGTACTAAAAGCGAGCGCTACATTGGCACAGAGGGAGGCGGCATGGACCAGTCCATCTCTTTCCTGGCAGAGAAAGGAACT GCAAAACTGATAGAGTTCCAGCCTCTGAGGGCGACTGATGTCAAGCTCCCAGAGGGCGCCGTGTTTGTGATCTCCAACTGCTGCGTTGAGATGAACAAAGCTGCTTCGTCTCACTTCAACATCCGTGTGGTGGAGTGTCGAATCGCCACAAAG ATGCTGGCACAGGCGCGAGCTCTGGACCCAAGCAGGTTGCTGAAGCTGGTGCAGGTTCAGACTGAGCTGGAGGCCTCCCTGGAGGAGATGCTGGCTCTGGTGGACGAGGTGTTGCATCCTGAGCCCTACAGCCGAGAGGAGATCTGCAAGGAGCTCGGTGTCACCGCTGAGCAGTTTTCATCAGAGCTGCTGAGCGCCAACACTCAGCACG TGACACATTTCAAGCTGCACCAGCGAGCCAAGCATGTGTACGGTGAAGCTTCGCGGGTGCTGGCGTTTAAGAGCGTGTGCGACTCCGAGCCCGCCCAATCCGTGCGGCTGCTGGGAGAGCTGATGAACCAGAGCCACGCGAGCTGCAGAGACCTCTATGAGTGCAGCTGCCCCGAACTGGATACACTGGTGGACATCTGTCT GAGGTCCGGGGCAGTGGGCTCCCGGCTGACGGGAGCAGGTTGGGGCGGCTGTGCTGTTTCCATGGTTCCTGTTGAGCAGGTCGAGTCGTTCTTACGAGCGGTGAGCGTGGCCTACTACCTCCACGATCCACGCAGAGCAGCGATGGAAAAAcagagtttgtttgtgtcaaagCCAGGCGGGGGGGCTGCAATTTTCCTCACAGAGTAG